The DNA segment CAAaacatgtgtttttttttttaccaaaataCAGTGATTGGGtaaatgataaattttatatgttattaaggACCTAAACAAGGCTTTATCTACTCCAATAATTGCAAAATCCTTAATCAAGAGTTTTCCGGACTCGATTCAAAAGAGCCGGAAATGGATTAAAGATGCAAACTATGCATCTTTTCAATTGAAAAAATAGATCTGGTCAACtctttttaaaaagaaaaaagaaaaaacccTAATCTTCGAGATGAAGACTATttacaaaaagaaaagaaaagaaatcaacaataaaatgataaaaatattattaattaaaatacaaaaaattaaatcaaatatcaattaatgAATAAATGTGGAAGAAATAACATAAGAAATCCAAAAAAATTTCCTCTCATATCTCAATAGACATCTTCTCCATTATGTATTCGAGAcaaacaaaaatgaaaaaactCAAACAAATCAGATTCGTCGAAAAAATTACCGATCTAAAAacctaataaaaataaaatcgcTTCGATTCACCGAAAAAGCAATGAATTATTAAATTCAAGATTAGAAATCACATGCAAACATTGAATCAGTTACAAATTATAAATTACCTGCAACCACGAAAAGCACCTACAAATTTTGAAGTTCAAGATTAGAAATCACTAGCTAACTTGGAATCAATGCGATAATTGATAGAGACGTGACATCGATAAGCAAAGGGAATAAGAAATTTGTAAGCAATTGATTTCACTTTTTGACTGTGTGCCGAATTTAAATCGAAAGAGATTATAAACTAGACATGAAAAAAAAGTGATAAAAACATAACGTATGTTTGGTAAGCATGTGGACAAGTGTTATATATGTTTCGCACACGGCATGAAAATTGAAAACACATGTATTtctctttaaaataataatttattatgagTCGAATCATTTCATAAAATTAACTCGTGATAACGTATAAGGTGAGTTTAGTTTTTATGCAAGTTGGAAATAAAAACAGGTACTTTGAGTGTAGAAAAGGAGTAAATATATATacgttaatttaattttaattattaactaTTTGGAAATAAGCACAcggagaaaaataattttttaaagtaGATCATTGTATTTAGACATGTGCttataaaaacgtttttataaaaatatttttttaaatttttttataaatattttaaaaattattttaagaataaataatgtGTTTGGAaaactattctataaaaaacattttaacatttaaaaaataatgttgttcatttttattttccatggctacattctaaaaacatcaaaaaaatatttggaacacttttctaaaaatatttttcaaaaaatttatccaatcacatattttaattttttttttaataataaaactttCAAAACTTTTTTCAACTACGTCCAAACGCAACCTAAATTTTTACTCGCAACTCCTAAAACCTCCGCCGCCGCAACTACTCCTATTATGCTACCTCCGGCGGCTGGTCTCCGAACCCTAATCGAGCTTATTCCTGaaattcattgatgattgattTTCTCCAAACGATCACGAGGAAGCAATGTTTCTGTTGAGTGAAATAGAGCACACTCTAAGAGTACCACCTCATCTCCTCAGTCGACCTCTCAATGAAGCAATCAAAGGAGAGCTCGATTCTCTCTTCTTGGACAAGGTACATCTGTATGGAACTTTCGTTTTTTGACCTTCTTTTCATATTATTTACTGCTCCCACGTTGTTTTTATGAATGTAGATTATTGAAAACCTTGGCTTGTGCATAAGCGTGTACGATATTCATTCCATCGACGGAGGATTTATCCCTCCAGGAGAGGGTGCTTCTACTTATAAGGTGTGTAAATCTTGTCTTTTTTATCGGGCCTTTCTTTTATTTCGTGTTGATCACTGCTGCATTGTGTGTGTTACGCACTGTTTGTTGAattgtttttcttcttttgtgGCGTAAAAATTGCTGTAATTACGTGAATTCAAAATTCTCATGAAAAGAGCGACTTTATTCTTGAAAAGGCCATACCTTGTTCTATATGTTCCACGAATGGGTCAGGACTCAGGAGTTGATGTATTTTGGTGTTGAATTtgcatttttgtaaaaattaaTGCCAAAATTGAAGCTTTGTGTACTCACATTAACTGAATTCGGGACAGGCTGCTTCTGTTTTATGCTCTAATATTTACCAAATGAAACTTGAAGGAGAAACTGTGAGTTTTTCAAAACTGTATGCAACTATGTTAATTACAGTTTTGAACTTGGCTCGCGCCTCCCTTTTCTTGATCCTTTTGATGTCTTCTCTTGAAACATGTTTTGAATCTTCTGATCTATAGGTTTCCACTTTAGAGAAGATACTTTTTATGGTTTAATTTAGTGAGGTTCTGCAGGTTAGGTTCAGATTAGTGATGTTTCGGCCATTTGTGGGAGAAGTGATATCTGCCAGGCTGAAAGAGTCTAATAAAGACGGCCTACGATGTAAGGCTCACAACTGTTCAAATTCTCTATTTAGTTTTATTTCAGTTGTTTATGTCAAGGGCCATTTTTTTGTACTCAGACAACATAGTTGTATCACGACAATGGTGCCACAAGCAAAAGTACAGATTTTGTCAAAATATTCATCTGAATTtggttaattttgtaaaatgtcGAATACATGCTATGTTTAATAGGTCCACGCCTCCACGGGAACAAAGTGATGCAAAAATTATTGTTAAGGAGGTAGTGGGCACAATTTATAGTTGTATGGCAAAATTATTCACTTCATAATTTGCCGAGTTAAGCTGGCACTGACATTATTTGAAGGAGGCAAATTGAAACTAATCCATGTTataagatttcaataattcaaTCAAAGGCTATGTTGGTGTTCATGTATGAATGGCTTTAGTTGGCTGAAGAGAGAAGTTTCTTGCGTGATTTGATAGCTAAGGAAACTTTTGGTTAGACCTTACATTCCATTGCCATGTGCAATGCAGTATCTCATTTGAATGTAAGGCAAACATAAAAGGGGAGATTTGAAGAAGGGGTTCTGAAGTTGAATACCTTGCCGACAAATGCTTTGTGTGACCATTATTAGTTGTTATGTATCTGGATTATTAACTACTAAATAATGTCCTTGGCAGTGTCTCTTGGATTTTTCGATGACATTTATGTACCTGTCCCATTATTGCCCATCCCGAATCGCTCCGAACCTGATCCAGTGCAGAAGTGAGCGTCTCTATTATTTCGAAAGTTTTATGGAGATTATATCTTTAAAATGTCAGCTCATGCCATCTCTAAAATGATTCTTCATATCACATCCACAGTCATGctttaaatatattttcatttCCATTTGCAGGGATGGTATCAGGTGGATCTGGGAGTATGGGGGGGAAAATTACCCCTTAGATGGGACGGATGAGGTTTGTGTCGTCCATTTTAAGTTTTTCGGTTAATTCATTTCAACAGTCTTGACACTTGTGTAAACTATTattgtttgtttatttatttatttatttttgaaaaatttcatGGTGTAATTTCATTGAACAACTGTTGCATTTGACTGCAGGTAAGGTTCAGAGTTCACAAAATAAGTTATCCACCTATACCTGTAGATGAAGTGACAAAATCTGGTGAAAAAGAGCTAGAAGTGATGAAGCCGTTCGCCCCTATGGTGATCACTGTAAGCTTGTTTTTTGTAATATCTTTATAATATATTCCTGATTCTGGCTTCCTAAATACTATCAGACATTGAACAAAGTTCGATTAGTCTTTGTTCATTGACATTCTAAAGATCATTTGGCACATTGTTATTAAGAGCTCATAATGTCTGCGCCCAGGCTCAAGGCGCTGTGGGACCTAACCTTTTCACCTAAGGACATGCCAAATAAATGCTCTTGGCATGTGCCCTGGACATAAAACTATGCACCTCGGATAGAAAGGATTGCGTTGATTGtgtaaattttatgaaatccAATGAACTAATGGTTCATATTTGCTAGTGCTCTAGAAaatatttcttcttatttttgtCCAATTccttgtgtgtgtatatatatattaaattctgTATGGCAATTTTTTTAGGATGtctaaattttaaaatc comes from the Henckelia pumila isolate YLH828 chromosome 1, ASM3356847v2, whole genome shotgun sequence genome and includes:
- the LOC140875113 gene encoding uncharacterized protein, translating into MFLLSEIEHTLRVPPHLLSRPLNEAIKGELDSLFLDKIIENLGLCISVYDIHSIDGGFIPPGEGASTYKVRFRLVMFRPFVGEVISARLKESNKDGLRLSLGFFDDIYVPVPLLPIPNRSEPDPVQKDGIRWIWEYGGENYPLDGTDEVRFRVHKISYPPIPVDEVTKSGEKELEVMKPFAPMVITGSLDGDGLGPISWWV